A portion of the Macaca thibetana thibetana isolate TM-01 chromosome 9, ASM2454274v1, whole genome shotgun sequence genome contains these proteins:
- the ZNF511 gene encoding zinc finger protein 511 isoform X1, with amino-acid sequence MRRVLMVTSLVAVLLWEAGAASAPKVHVKHRPSEQEAEKAWGARVVEPPEKDDQLVGLLPVPKPKLLTAEKSPGQGRGPVLPGIKASVETEDILGHVLSPQQGPEPDRDSLHHPPPEEDQGEEGPRLWVMPNRQVLRGPEEDQDHMYHPQ; translated from the exons ATGAGGAG GGTCCTCATGGTCACTAGCCTGGTGGCTGTGCTGCTGTGGGAGGCAGGTGCGGCCTCAGCACCCAAG GTCCACGTCAAACACCGGCCCTcagagcaggaggcagagaa GGCCTGGGGCGCCCGTGTGGTGGAGCCTCCAGAGAAGGACGACCAGCTGGTGGGGCTGCTCCCTGTCCCAAAGCCGAAGCTCTTGACCGCTGAGAAGTCACCAGGTCAGGGCAGGGGCCCCGTCCTTCCAG GCATTAAGGCCTCGGTGGAGACCGAGGACATCCTGGGCCATGTCCTAAGCCCCCAGCAGGGTCCTGAGCCCGACCGTGACAGCCTGCACCACCCTCCGCCCGAGGAGGACCAGGGCGAGGAGGGGCCTCGGTTGTGGGTGATGCCAAATCGCCAGGTGCTCCGGGGACCGGAGGAAGACCAAGACCACATGTACCACCCCCAGTAG
- the ZNF511 gene encoding zinc finger protein 511 isoform X2 produces MRRVLMVTSLVAVLLWEAGAASAPKVHVKHRPSEQEAEKAWGARVVEPPEKDDQLVGLLPVPKPKLLTAEKSPGIKASVETEDILGHVLSPQQGPEPDRDSLHHPPPEEDQGEEGPRLWVMPNRQVLRGPEEDQDHMYHPQ; encoded by the exons ATGAGGAG GGTCCTCATGGTCACTAGCCTGGTGGCTGTGCTGCTGTGGGAGGCAGGTGCGGCCTCAGCACCCAAG GTCCACGTCAAACACCGGCCCTcagagcaggaggcagagaa GGCCTGGGGCGCCCGTGTGGTGGAGCCTCCAGAGAAGGACGACCAGCTGGTGGGGCTGCTCCCTGTCCCAAAGCCGAAGCTCTTGACCGCTGAGAAGTCACCAG GCATTAAGGCCTCGGTGGAGACCGAGGACATCCTGGGCCATGTCCTAAGCCCCCAGCAGGGTCCTGAGCCCGACCGTGACAGCCTGCACCACCCTCCGCCCGAGGAGGACCAGGGCGAGGAGGGGCCTCGGTTGTGGGTGATGCCAAATCGCCAGGTGCTCCGGGGACCGGAGGAAGACCAAGACCACATGTACCACCCCCAGTAG